The Phosphitispora fastidiosa DNA segment AGGCTGTAGATATCGATTCCGTCTATATCAACAATGCCCGAGGTTGGAGGGTTCATCGCCCCAAGCATGGTCAGGAGAGTACTCTTGCCGGAACCCGAAGGACCCATCAGGGCAACAAAATCCCCTTCGGGGACTATAAAACTCACTCCTCCGAGTGCAGTCACGTTACCTTCCCCGCCTTTGAAAACCTTTGTTACATTGTCCACTTTAATCAAGTCCATCCCAAACTCCCCCTTACCTAAATAAAACGCAGGGCCTCAACAGGGTCCTGTCGTGCTGCCCTGAAGGCAGGAAGCAGACCTGCGGCCAGGCCCATAATGACAGCTACCCCCATAGCCATAAGCCCGATCTGGAGATCCCATGGAACCGCAACCTCCATTTTGGCGATTAGCGGCGCCGCCACTCTTGCCCCTGCCATTCCGGCCAGGTATCCCAGCAAACCGCCAATAATGCTGATAAAACCTGCTTCCATAAGGATAATCCCAATGACATGGCTCTTTCTGAAGCCTATGGCCCGAAAAATACCAATCTCCCTGGTGCGTTCGTTAACCGCCGACATCATGGTAGTCAGTACTACAAGTGAACCTATTACCAGGACAATTACAGATACTGATATGCCAAGCTGAGAGAAACGGTCCACAAAGTCCTGGCGCGCCTGGACGACTTCCCTGATAGCGCTGACTTTAGTCCCGGGCAGTTTTTCCGAAATCTGTGCGGTTATTTCCTCAATTGGACAGGTATAGCACAGCGCCGCAACCTCAATGAAACTGACCGCCCCCGTCTTGCCGGAAAGCTGCTGCAGGCTGCGCAGGTCCGCCAGGACAATTGAATCCTCCTGACTGCCTGTTTCCCTGATTATCCCGCTGACCTTGTAGTCAGCCCCGTTTATAACAACCGTCTCCCCGGGCCTCTTACCCAACCGTTCTGCTGCCCGGAAACCCAGCAGGACCTCGTCAGGAGTACCCGGCGCTCTGCCGTCCAACTCCCACCAGCGCTTCATCTTCAGTTCCTCCGCAAACCGCACACCCATTACCGTCATGTTCTTATCATCAACCTGCAGTGTTTCCAGGAGCTTAGGAGATACAACTGCGATATTCTCCTTATTCTTGATAGTGCCTATCCTGGCCACATCTTCCATGGTCATCTGCCTGACCCCGCCGGCAATATCGGAGGCGCTGATTCCTTCATATGAAGTACTCAGAGCCTCTGTCCGGGGCACAATTGTCATATTTGACCCAATTTGGTCAAACTTATCCGATATTTCCTTTTCCATAGCCCCGGTCACGGTAAACAGGACCACGATTGTGGCAATACCAATCACCATACCGGCTACCAGGAAGGCCAGCTTGGCCTTCCTGCGCCTGATATTGTTTAATGCGATATTATGCAGCTTCACTACTTGTGCACCGCCTTTAACTGATTACGTATAAAGGGCCGCCCTGATAACCGTAACTGCGTACCGTGGCCCCGCTTTCGTCAAGAATGTCCACCTGAAGATGGCAGCCGAAGTTGGTCACTTTTGCCTCAGCGCCGTCTTTACCGGTTTCTTCTTTATATTTATCCATAGCAAGTCCCTTCAGTTCATCATTAAGGGCTTCCCCGCTTCCGCTGGCTGAGGCATCCCCAACAGCGCCGCCGGCCATCCCGCAGCCACCCCCGCCACTGCCCGGGGTCACACAGCAGCTGCCTCCGGAACCTGCAGCGGCTGCCAGGGATACACCGGAATAACTACTGCTGTTGGAACCATCTCCACCGCCCAAAAACGCTGTTTCCGGACCAGGTTCACCATACACATAAGTCACAATTCCAAGTCCCAGCATCAGGGCCACAAATACTCCGCCAAGGGCCTTAATCAACCAGTCCCGCCGGCGGACTTTTTCCGTCTCCTGCTGAAGCCGGAGTACAGTATCATTTACAGCAGTTTCATTTTTTGTGCTGTCCACAGTTGTCAGGTTTTCCGTGCCGTCCATTTTTTCCATCCTTATAACCTCCTCACGAACTCCTTTATAGCTCCTAGAGTAGAGCCTGTATGTTCAGATTTTTGCGCCATTGACTTTTCCTTTTTTCTTTTTTGTTTTTCGAAGTTGGTTGGCTCCGGAAATGACCGCGGAATATCCCAATGAGCCATCGAGTTACACAGCCCTTGGCTGCCAATTTTCCAGTGCCGCCCTGTCAATAATCAGCTTATCCCCTTCAATGTTGTAATCAATCATCTCCGGGGGATAAGTGGTACAGCCGCCGGAAATACCCTTTAAACCATCCAGGGACCAGCGTGTCCCACAGGCATTGCAGACCAGTTGGTCACCCTCAATGTGGAAGGCGACACCACTGCAGGGTTCACAAAGACTGGCAGCCACAACGATATTTCCCTTATCGGAAACATATGCCAGCAGAGGCAGATAGTCAAAGGCGGTGCCGTTATTCAGGGTGAAATCGACTCCCTGGACATCAAATGTCAGGCTCTTCTTATTCTTAATTTCATCTAAGTTCAACACAATCTTATTACCCGAGTCCTCAGCCTCAACGGCGCTGAAATCAACGGCAGCGCTGCCATAGTTTACGGCGCCCACATTAGTAAGACCTTCACTTCCTGATTTCCCAAAAAGCATCAGGGCTCCACCTGCAATAACTGCTGCCGCCGCTAATCCTATCAAAAAATATGTCCCTCTGCGCGGCTTCTTTTGATCTGCAAATTTTTTTTTCTTGGATTCTCTTGACATTTACATCCCCTCCAAAAATAATATTATTCTCGGCAACGATCCCTTGACATTATTCTACTATGCCTTGTAGTAGTCTCTATTATAATACCTTCTCCGCTGTGTTTGGTCAATAGGCTTCGCGAAGAAAATATTTCTACTACATATAATAGTACTTTATTCCAGATTAAACGGTCTCCTGCAATTCATAACACACAGGAGACCGGAATGTATCAGCAAACCCACTGAAGGACAAATACTGATAAACCTGTTATAACCATAGCTGCTGCAGCTGTAAACCAAATGCTGCCAATAATTTTGTGTTCTCCTTCAAGGAGCCTTTCCACCCGTTTTTCCAGGACCCCGCCGTTTCCGGCCAGACTGGGATATGGCAGGAGTTCGTCAACAATACTGTGTCTTGACATTTTCCATACCTTTATCAGAGCTTGGGCAAATGCCATTGGTTTTCCTGTCAGCCTTACGGCAAAATCATCAGAAGCCTTTTCCTTTTCTGCCGAATAATTGCGGAAAACCATGTTTGCCAGGGGCACGAAAAACATGATATCTTTCAGGAAAAGGAGTATCCTGTTTAAGAGGGAATCACCCCTCACTATGTGCCCCAATTCGTGTGCCATGACAGTCTCTAACTCGTCTTCATCCAGACCGCTAAGCAGTCCTTCAGAAAGAACGAGAACCGGGGAACGAAATCCCATGGTAAACGCCCTGGCAAAAATGTCCCGGGTAACAATGACCCTGGGAACTTTCATTTCTGCTTTAAGACAGAGTATTTTCAGTGCCGCAAACAGTTGGGGCCGGTCTGCATCTGATGCATACCCATATTTCTTTACATAACTGCGTGACGCATAAATACTGAGAATAATTCTGGCAGCAGCAAAAATCACCGACGCGAAAAATAACGGGGTTAGGATAACAGCCAGGATATTCCCTGCAAAACAGAGCCAGCTATCGATCTGCCCGATGCTGTGGCCGTATACGGCACACCTGTCAAGCCGGAGCGGTCCCCTGAATACATAGGCAGCAACCGGAACAACCAGGGGGATACCGAAGAGTACCGCCCTCGACCGGGTGTCCTTAAACAGCGGCAGCCGCAGCAAAAGCAGTACTGCCAAATAACCTGCCAGGGTCCCAAACAATACATAAAGGATAAAGGGGTGTACATAGCTCTTAACCAGCATAGTGTAAAACATACTAACCATCCCCCTTTGTCCTAAGCTCCTTTATACGTTTCTCTAATTCGTCTAATCTGCCAGGGTTCCCTTCAGTCAACCTGTCTACCATGTGGGAAAGAGCCGGCTCAGCAAAATCCTCCATCAGCCCGTCAAGGACTTCACCGGCAACCATGCTGGCAAACTGCGCCTCTGACACAGCAGGGCTGTAAACAAAGGCATTGCCTTTTGGTTCTTTGTTCAAGAGCTTCTTGTCGGCAAGGCGGCTCATAATGGTCATTACCGTAGTATAAGCAAGTTCCCTGGTTAAAAACAAATGTTCATGAACCTCCCTGACCGTAGCCTTTTCCTTTTGCCACATAATCTTCATAACTTCAGCCTCCAGGTCGCCAAGCACCTTTTTCAGCCCCAGCTTATGCGGCTTGAAGTCAGAAATAAACTTTGACAGAAACATCCTGCACTCGCTCCCTTCGCAAAACACGTTATACGCGTGTTTTATCCTTCTATGAACAATATAATTATTGCTGGGAATTACTACTACTACTACTATTAGTACTTAATTAATTCTACTATCTCCCGCTACTATGGTCAATAGTATTATTCTGGTTTCTAAGTCGGTATATGGCCTTTTCAGACGATTTCATTAAGATTAAAGGGAGTTTCCTGATAGACGAAATAATTTATCCAGTTGGCAAACAAAAGATTGGCATGCCCCCTCCAGTTTACCACGGGCGCTTTTGCCGGATCATTCCCGGGAAAATAATTGTTCGGCAGGCCAATCTCCAGTCCCTTACCGATATCCCGTTCATACTCTGCCTTAAGGGTCAGTGGTTCATACTCAGAGTGTCCGGTAACAAATACGTGCCTGCCGTCCTCTGAGGCTGCCAGGTAGACCCCCGCCTCGTCAGACTCGGCAAGGATTTCCAGGCCGGAAACTTTTGCAATGTCTTCACGGCGATTTTCCGTATGCCTTGAATGAGGAGCATAAAAGATATCATCAAAGCCCTTCAGAAGCTTATGATTTTTCTGGTTCACCGTATGGGGGAAAACGCCAAAAATCTTTTCCTGCAGTCTGTGCTTGGATACCCTGAAATGGTGATAAAGTCCGGCCTGAGCGCCCCAGCACAGGTAAAGCACCGCGTAAACATTCCTGAGTGACCAATCCATGATTTTCTTCAGTTCCTCCCAATAGGCTACCTCAGAGAATTCGAGCTGCTCAACAGGAGCCCCGGTAATAATCATCCCGTCAAATTTGGCATACCTTATTTCATCAAACGTCTTATAAAATGCAACCAGGTGGTCTCTCGGGGTGTTTCGGGACATATAGGTGCCGGGGTGCAGGAATACCACCTCCAGCTGCAGCGGGGTATTCCCCAGCAGCCTAAGGATTTGTGTTTCTGTGACAATCTTGGCAGGCATCAGGTTCAGGAGCAGGATTCTTAAAGGCCGGATGTCCTGATGAAAAGCCCTGGTCTCATCCATGACAAAAATATTTTCCCCGGCCAGTATTTTGGCCGCCGGAAGGTTATCCGGGATTTTTATCGGCATTTCAGACCACCTCCAGGGCCTTGTCAATATCTGCAATAATGTCCCCGATATTCTCCAGCCCCACCGAAAGCCGGATAAAGTCAGGGGTCACCCCAGACGCCTGCTGTTCCTCAGGACTAAGCTGACGATGGGTGGTTGATGCCGGGTGGATGACAAGAGATTTGGCATCCCCGACATTGGCCAGATGTGAAAGCAGTTCCAGGTTTTCGATGAACTTTCTGCCCTCTTCCAGACCGCCCTTAACGCCAAAACCTACAATTGCCCCATATAGCTCTTTTCTGTGGTATTTCCTGGCCAGGTCATGAGCAGGGTCTTCTTCCAGTCCGGGATATTTTACCCAGCCAACCTTAGGATGCCGGGAAAGATACCTGGCCACCTCAATAGCATTTTGACTGTGGCGCTCCATCCTCAGATGAAGCGTCTCCAGTCCCTGGAGCAACAGAAACGCATTAAACGGACTCAGGGCAGGCCCTATATCCCTTAAAAGCTGGACCCGAACCTTGGTAATATATGCGGCTTTTCCTACAGCTGCCACAAAATTAATTCCGTGATATGTGGGGTCAGGCGTGGTGAACTGGGGGTATTTCCCGCCCTCCCAGTTGAAGTTTCCCGAATCCACGATGATGCCCCCTAAAGATGTGCCATGTCCGCCGATAAACTTGGTAGCAGAGTGAATAATAATGTCTGCCCCATGGGCGGCAGGATTCACCAGATAAGGTGATGGCAATGTATTGTCAATAACCAGCGGCACCCCACGTTCATGGGCAATGGCAGCTACATTTTCAATATCAAGGGTATCCAGTTTGGGATTTCCAATTGTTTCAGCATATACAGCCTTTGTCCTGGAGGTAATGGCTTTACGGAAATTTTCCGGATCAGCCGGGTCCACAAAAACAACCTTTATCCCCATCGTTTTGAAAGTATGGCAGAACAGGTTGTATGTCCCTCCATAAAGGCTGGCAGATGAAACGATTTCATCTCCTGCATGGGCCAGGGCAAGCAGCGCCAGCGTTATAGCTGCCTGTCCCGACGCTGTGGCCAGACCCCCAACCCCTCCTTCAAGAGCGGCGACCCTCTGCTCCAACACATCTGTGGTGGGATTCATCATCCTTGTATAGATATTACCCGGTTCTTCAAGGTCGAAAAGCCGCGCTGCATGAGCAGTATCTTCAAAAACATAAGAACTTGTTTGGTAAATGGGAACCGCCCTGGAGCCCGTAGCGGGGTCAGGCCGCTGCCCTCCATGAAGCGCCAGGGTTTCCGGTTTAAGTTTTTCATTTGCTTTCACATCAACATTCCTCCTAATTAATTCATGCCGTTTTTAGCCAAGTCAAAGCGAAAATAAGGGGCCATACTAAGGTATTTTTCTCCTGAATCAGGCAAAATCGTAACAACCCGTTTGCCCGGTCCGAGTTCCCTGGCCACCCGGGCAGCGGCATAAACAGCGGCTCCTGAAGAGTAACCTGCCAAGACTCCTTCTGCCCTGGCAAGGGCCATAGAAGTCATCACAGCATCATATTCGGTCACCGTAATAACTTCATCTAAAACAGCAAGATTCAGCGTTTCCGGGACAAATCCGGCGCCAATCCCATGTATCCTGTGGCTGCCGGGTTTGCCTCCGGAAAGGACCGCACACTCGGCAGGTTCAACACCGATCACCCGGACACCGGGTATCTCCTGTTTAAGGACTTCCCCAACCCCGGTGATGGTTCCTCCGGTCCCGATTCCAGCAACAAAGGCATCTATTTTTCCCTCCATCTGACTGAGGATTTCCCTGCCGGTTGTCCTCCGATGGACCTCAGGATTGGAAGGGTTCTGAAACTGTCTCGGCATGTAGTAGTGAGGATTTTGGCTGAGAATTTCCTCAGCCTTATTTACAGCGCCCGTCATCCCTTCATCTTCCGGTGTGGCAACTACCTCTGCCCCATACATGCGGAGTACGGTCCTGTATTCCTTGCCAATCGATTCCGGCATCACCAGGATCAACCGGTAGCCCCTGGATGCGGCTACAATAGCCAGACCAATGCCCGTGTTGCCACTGGTGGCCTCAACGATAACACTGCCTGATCTGATGCTGCCATTCTTTTCTGCCTCTTCTACCATTTGCAGGGCTATCCGGTCCTTGATACTGCCGCCGGGGTTATACATTTCCATTTTGGCCATGACCGCAGCCGCTCCATCAGGAATAGTTTTTCTAAACCTGTAGAGCGGGGTGTTCCCAATGAGGCAGGTAACGTCTGCAGCATCATTTTTCGAATCTTTACCCACCATTTACATTGCCTCCGTTCTTTTCCGTATACTGTACTAGTTTGACTCCATCATCAATGTTAAATTCCCTCAGGCCGTTTTTTAAATAAAATTGGGACCGTCCCAAGGCAGAGAGGAGGCAGCCTTTGGGACAATCCCATAATCCTCTCTTATCTTTCAGAAAACTCCTGCAGGAATTGGCACATTTCCAAAAATCCCTCCCAGGGATTCGGCTGTTGCCGGGCATCATTGGGCCTGTCCCTCCGCCGCTCTTGATAAGATTTCTATTATTATATTTTTATACATACTATCATGCGTAGTAGATTTTGTCAACCAAAAACAGTCATTTTTATAAGGTTAAACGTTTGCAAACAGCGCTGTGGAAAGGTATCGTTCGCCGGTATCGGGAAAAACTATGACGACTCTTTTACCCTTGTTTTCCGGGCGACTGCCAACTTTAAGCCCAGCGTAAAGGGCCGCACCGCTTGATATCCCCACCAGCATTCCTTCGCCGGAGGCTGCTTTTCTGGCTAAATCCATGGCATCGTCATCTGTAACAGTGATGATTTCATCAATAACCTCCCTGTTTAACACTCCTGGCACAAAACCGGCCCCGATACCCTGAATTTTATGGGGTCCTGGAGCGCCGCCGGACAGCACGGGAGAATTTGCAGGTTCAACTGCAATTATCTGTACCTCGGGATTCAGTTCCTTAAGTTTTTGACCAACTCCGGTAACTGTCCCCCCTGTACCAACCCCAGCGACAAGTATATCAATATTTCCATCAGTGTCTTCCCAGATTTCCCTGGCAGTTGTACTGCTGTGGATTTCAGGATTGGCCGGGTTCTCAAATTGCTGTGGCACAAAGGAATCCGGGTATTCTCCTGATAATTCGAGGGCTTTGCTGACGGCACCCTTCATACCCTCCGCCCCCGGAGTTAACACAAGCTCTGCGCCATATGCCTTGAGCAGGCTCCTTCTTTCCACACTCATGGTATCCGGCATGGTCAATATCAGTTTGTACCCTCTGGCAGCAGCAATGATTGCCAGCCCAATTCCGGTGTTCCCGCTGGTTGGTTCGATAATTACGGTATTACTGCCAATTCTGCCTTCCCGTTCCGCCTGGACGACCATATTAAGACTGATACGATCCTTGACACTTCCACCCGGATTGAAGGATTCCAGCTTAACCAGAATATCGGCCCCGGTGTCATTCAGTTTTTGCAGCCTCACCAATGGTGTGCTCCCAACCAGTTCGGTGATGCTTTCATGAATCTTACCCATTTTTTAACCCCCCGTTTTTTTATACAGAGCCCTTATTTCAGGGCTTGTTTTATTTAGCTTGCAACATTAGCAAATAGCAGATTTCACGTGAAAGACAGCGTAATAAGCGTACCACCCCCTAATCTTAACCCTCATTACAGGCTCAGTTTTTTTTGCCATCTGCTACTATACTTCGTAGTAGAACTTTGTTTACAACTACTATACTGCATCGCATTTAGTTTGTCTACCTTTATTGTGCGGCATAGTAGGGCTTCACATACACATATCACTAGAAAAATGGAGGTATAACACTGTCTGTCCTGGCGGTCTGGATTGCTTCTGCAGTGGTTGGCTCTGCCCCACCGGAGCCCGCTCCTCTTGCAGAACAGCGCGGCGGCCCCAGATTGTCTCTCTGGACCTGACTACGAGCAGCTACAGCCCGAATAATATCACCATGAAAAAGGGTATTCCGGTAGAGGTGAGAACAAATTCCTCAGCAGATGCCGGCTGTGTCAGCGGACTTATGATACCTGACTTTGACATTAACAAGGCTTTGGATGTGGGGCAGGATTCCTTTACTTTTGTTCCTGATAAGGCAGGCACCTTTGAATTTACCTGCGAGATGAGAATGTCATCCAGCACACTGACCGTCATCTAGTGAGGAGAAATCCAATTGAAAACCCGATAAGAACATAAGTGAAAACCTCCCAGTTTTAAAATGGGAGGTTTTCTGGTTAGCCTTTGGTCCTGAAGGTATCACACTTGGTTTCATCTGAATTGTTTGACTGGGGAACCTTGTTGTGGTCCACCTGGATCATCGGAGCACCACACTTGATATTGCTGTTATACTCACACTCGGTAACTGAGCACTTGATATCAGGCAAATTTTTCACCTCCTTCAACCAAAGTGAAAATTATAGGTTATGCAAAATTATTATTTCCCCGGATTATAGAAGATAATTCATTAAAATTACAAACAAAAGCTTTCTTGACAATGTTCTTTTAATATTTACTATGCATCGTAGTAAGGTTTCACACCTTCTTCACATTCTTATCACTGTCCGGTCAAAATTACTTTATATAATATGGGCGGTTATGGGGGCAGCAGCCCTGCTTATGCTATATAGAAAAAAATCCGGTACGGTTACCAGGCAATAAGCCCGATAACCGTACCGGCTTTTACATATGAAACGCAGACATGCAGGGGAAGCTAAATATTAAGCTGTTCTCCGTTTAACAAGTTCTACGTCAAGGTTAACGCTCTTACTGAGAGTCAGTCCTACAGGGGATGTGGCTGTAACCCTTTGATGAAGTTCCTCAAGTTTGTCCAGGCCAACTGAACTCTTCAGAAATACCTTTGCTCTCACGCTGGTATATCCGGGAAGTACATCTGACGGCAGCCCGAAAAATCCCGGCAGGTCGATGTCACCTTCAAGTTCAACTTCAATCTTTTGCAGTTCTATCCCCATCATAGCTGCATTCAACGAATAACCAACCACCAGGCAGCTTCCCAGGGCAGACAGGATCATTTCCACAGGATTAGGCGCCTCATCGGTGCCCCCAAGGTCAATGGGTTCGTCAATCAGTACCTTGAAACCGCGAATTTCCGATTCCGACTTGGTACCACCCTTCCAAACTGTCCTAGCCCGCCACATGGTTTTGCCAAATTCGGGATTATCCCTGACAGTTTCAATAATTTTCTGGCCAACCTCAAGATTAATACCATTAATTTCTGGCATAGTCTCCTCCTCCTCCTATCTGTTTTGCCTGGCATTCTCCTACTGCTATTTGTAGTATCACTATTATACAGCCTTGCACCCCAGAAATCAATATTAACTTCAACAAATCAGCAATTTTTCTGAGTAATACCCATTCCCCGGGTTACGCTCTTCGCCTCATTTTGAATATAATCACACCAATTGCAGCAAGAGCAATTACAATACTTGATACCTGGGCGGCCTTGAGCCCTTCAGTCATCAACAGGCTGTCACCCCTCCAGAATTCCAGGGTGAACCTGAGAGCTGAGTAAAGCACAAAGTACATCAGGGCGATAAAACCGTTAAAGGGTCTACGGCTAAATAACAACAGCAGCAGCGCCATAATTGCCAGATCCCCCGCACCCTCCAGCAGTTCTGCCGGCACCAGTGGAGCACCACCGTAAGCGCTGTATGCGGGAGTGCCCGGGCGGTATGCCACACCCCACCCCGACTGTGCCGGGATGCCGTAAGCATCACCGTTTAAAAAACACCCGATTCTGCCAATTGCCTGTCCTGCTATCAACCCTGGAGCCAGGATATCTGCAAAATGCCAAAAGTT contains these protein-coding regions:
- the metA gene encoding homoserine O-acetyltransferase MetA, producing the protein MPIKIPDNLPAAKILAGENIFVMDETRAFHQDIRPLRILLLNLMPAKIVTETQILRLLGNTPLQLEVVFLHPGTYMSRNTPRDHLVAFYKTFDEIRYAKFDGMIITGAPVEQLEFSEVAYWEELKKIMDWSLRNVYAVLYLCWGAQAGLYHHFRVSKHRLQEKIFGVFPHTVNQKNHKLLKGFDDIFYAPHSRHTENRREDIAKVSGLEILAESDEAGVYLAASEDGRHVFVTGHSEYEPLTLKAEYERDIGKGLEIGLPNNYFPGNDPAKAPVVNWRGHANLLFANWINYFVYQETPFNLNEIV
- the lgt gene encoding prolipoprotein diacylglyceryl transferase; the protein is MQNYMLVMGQYGILKNGVMVLYPILFHIGSIEVRAWGVMVSLGIILGTFIAFRLARREGQDGNLVFDYVLYAVISGFLGARIWEVIFSWENFAGAPLEALKFWSGGLSIQGAVAGGLLFTLWFIRRNNLNFWHFADILAPGLIAGQAIGRIGCFLNGDAYGIPAQSGWGVAYRPGTPAYSAYGGAPLVPAELLEGAGDLAIMALLLLLFSRRPFNGFIALMYFVLYSALRFTLEFWRGDSLLMTEGLKAAQVSSIVIALAAIGVIIFKMRRRA
- a CDS encoding DUF1540 domain-containing protein; the protein is MPDIKCSVTECEYNSNIKCGAPMIQVDHNKVPQSNNSDETKCDTFRTKG
- a CDS encoding homocysteine synthase, with protein sequence MKANEKLKPETLALHGGQRPDPATGSRAVPIYQTSSYVFEDTAHAARLFDLEEPGNIYTRMMNPTTDVLEQRVAALEGGVGGLATASGQAAITLALLALAHAGDEIVSSASLYGGTYNLFCHTFKTMGIKVVFVDPADPENFRKAITSRTKAVYAETIGNPKLDTLDIENVAAIAHERGVPLVIDNTLPSPYLVNPAAHGADIIIHSATKFIGGHGTSLGGIIVDSGNFNWEGGKYPQFTTPDPTYHGINFVAAVGKAAYITKVRVQLLRDIGPALSPFNAFLLLQGLETLHLRMERHSQNAIEVARYLSRHPKVGWVKYPGLEEDPAHDLARKYHRKELYGAIVGFGVKGGLEEGRKFIENLELLSHLANVGDAKSLVIHPASTTHRQLSPEEQQASGVTPDFIRLSVGLENIGDIIADIDKALEVV
- a CDS encoding Fe-S-containing protein, with the translated sequence MSRESKKKKFADQKKPRRGTYFLIGLAAAAVIAGGALMLFGKSGSEGLTNVGAVNYGSAAVDFSAVEAEDSGNKIVLNLDEIKNKKSLTFDVQGVDFTLNNGTAFDYLPLLAYVSDKGNIVVAASLCEPCSGVAFHIEGDQLVCNACGTRWSLDGLKGISGGCTTYPPEMIDYNIEGDKLIIDRAALENWQPRAV
- a CDS encoding OsmC family protein; translation: MPEINGINLEVGQKIIETVRDNPEFGKTMWRARTVWKGGTKSESEIRGFKVLIDEPIDLGGTDEAPNPVEMILSALGSCLVVGYSLNAAMMGIELQKIEVELEGDIDLPGFFGLPSDVLPGYTSVRAKVFLKSSVGLDKLEELHQRVTATSPVGLTLSKSVNLDVELVKRRTA
- a CDS encoding ABC transporter permease; translation: MKLHNIALNNIRRRKAKLAFLVAGMVIGIATIVVLFTVTGAMEKEISDKFDQIGSNMTIVPRTEALSTSYEGISASDIAGGVRQMTMEDVARIGTIKNKENIAVVSPKLLETLQVDDKNMTVMGVRFAEELKMKRWWELDGRAPGTPDEVLLGFRAAERLGKRPGETVVINGADYKVSGIIRETGSQEDSIVLADLRSLQQLSGKTGAVSFIEVAALCYTCPIEEITAQISEKLPGTKVSAIREVVQARQDFVDRFSQLGISVSVIVLVIGSLVVLTTMMSAVNERTREIGIFRAIGFRKSHVIGIILMEAGFISIIGGLLGYLAGMAGARVAAPLIAKMEVAVPWDLQIGLMAMGVAVIMGLAAGLLPAFRAARQDPVEALRFI
- a CDS encoding BlaI/MecI/CopY family transcriptional regulator, with protein sequence MFLSKFISDFKPHKLGLKKVLGDLEAEVMKIMWQKEKATVREVHEHLFLTRELAYTTVMTIMSRLADKKLLNKEPKGNAFVYSPAVSEAQFASMVAGEVLDGLMEDFAEPALSHMVDRLTEGNPGRLDELEKRIKELRTKGDG
- a CDS encoding cupredoxin domain-containing protein, whose protein sequence is MCGIVGLHIHISLEKWRYNTVCPGGLDCFCSGWLCPTGARSSCRTARRPQIVSLDLTTSSYSPNNITMKKGIPVEVRTNSSADAGCVSGLMIPDFDINKALDVGQDSFTFVPDKAGTFEFTCEMRMSSSTLTVI
- the cysK gene encoding cysteine synthase A, giving the protein MGKIHESITELVGSTPLVRLQKLNDTGADILVKLESFNPGGSVKDRISLNMVVQAEREGRIGSNTVIIEPTSGNTGIGLAIIAAARGYKLILTMPDTMSVERRSLLKAYGAELVLTPGAEGMKGAVSKALELSGEYPDSFVPQQFENPANPEIHSSTTAREIWEDTDGNIDILVAGVGTGGTVTGVGQKLKELNPEVQIIAVEPANSPVLSGGAPGPHKIQGIGAGFVPGVLNREVIDEIITVTDDDAMDLARKAASGEGMLVGISSGAALYAGLKVGSRPENKGKRVVIVFPDTGERYLSTALFANV
- the cysK gene encoding cysteine synthase A, which encodes MVGKDSKNDAADVTCLIGNTPLYRFRKTIPDGAAAVMAKMEMYNPGGSIKDRIALQMVEEAEKNGSIRSGSVIVEATSGNTGIGLAIVAASRGYRLILVMPESIGKEYRTVLRMYGAEVVATPEDEGMTGAVNKAEEILSQNPHYYMPRQFQNPSNPEVHRRTTGREILSQMEGKIDAFVAGIGTGGTITGVGEVLKQEIPGVRVIGVEPAECAVLSGGKPGSHRIHGIGAGFVPETLNLAVLDEVITVTEYDAVMTSMALARAEGVLAGYSSGAAVYAAARVARELGPGKRVVTILPDSGEKYLSMAPYFRFDLAKNGMN
- a CDS encoding M56 family metallopeptidase produces the protein MFYTMLVKSYVHPFILYVLFGTLAGYLAVLLLLRLPLFKDTRSRAVLFGIPLVVPVAAYVFRGPLRLDRCAVYGHSIGQIDSWLCFAGNILAVILTPLFFASVIFAAARIILSIYASRSYVKKYGYASDADRPQLFAALKILCLKAEMKVPRVIVTRDIFARAFTMGFRSPVLVLSEGLLSGLDEDELETVMAHELGHIVRGDSLLNRILLFLKDIMFFVPLANMVFRNYSAEKEKASDDFAVRLTGKPMAFAQALIKVWKMSRHSIVDELLPYPSLAGNGGVLEKRVERLLEGEHKIIGSIWFTAAAAMVITGLSVFVLQWVC